In Microbacterium sp. ABRD28, the genomic stretch GGGGCGATGCGTACGAGTTCCAGATCAATGTGAAGCGCCGCGTCTGATGCCCGCGCCGTCTCGAACTCCGAGGCTGGTGCTCGTACCGCTGGACGAGCGGCCGGTCTGCCTGGATCTGCCGCGCCGGATCGCGGCGATCGCCGGCTTCCGCATGGAGGTACCGCCCCCGGTCGCACGCCCGGACCTCCGCCGCGGGGGAGACATCGGCGCGCTCACGACGTGGCTGGACGCCGCGCTCCACGGCGACGGTGACGACGCCGCCCACGCTGCCGTGGTCTCGCTCGACGGTCTCGGGTTCGGCGGACTCATCCCCTCCCGGATCGGCGCCGAGAGCGCCGCCGCGGTGCTCGCACGCTTCGATGTGCTGCGCGACAGCGCAGCGCCTGTCTACGCCTCGATCGTCGTCCCTCGCGCCCCCGATGCGGCAGATGACTTCGAGGAACCGCGGTACTGGGCCCAGTGGGGGCCCGCCCTTCACGCGCTGTCGCTCGAACTGGGAGGCTCGCCTGGCGGTGGCGGTGGCGGTGGCGGTGGCGGACGCACCGCCGACATCCCCGACGACGTGCGCGCCGACTGGCTGCGGCGTCGACTGCGGCAGCACGTGCTCGCCCTCGGCGCCGTCGGCATGGTCGCCGACGGCACGCTCCGTCGACTGTTCGTCGGAGTCGACGACGCCGTCCCGGGCTCGCTGTCGGAGCGAGACCAGATGGCGATAGGCGAGTGGATCGGGCGGCTGGGCGTGACCAGTCGGGCCCGCGTCGCGCCCGGCGCCGACGAGACCGGAGCGGTCCTGACCGCTCGCGCCGTGGGGGAACAGCTGCAGACCCGGCCTTCGCGGATCGCCGTCCTCGCCGCCGACCCGCGAGGGCTGGACCGGGTGGCTCCCTACGAGACGGGACCCGTCGGTGACACCGCCCGCGCACAGCTGGACAGTGCCGGGGCCGAGCTCGTCGAGGATCCCGCGGAGGCCGACGGGATCCTCCTCGTCCACACCCCCGACGGTACGAGAGGCGACTGGGCGGTCTCACCGCCGGAGCGAACGGATACGGCAGCCGCCGACGCCACCGCTGCGCTGGCGGCATCGCTCGTGGCGGACGGCCGCACCGCGGTCGCCGTCGCCGACGTCGCCCAGCCCAACGGCGCCGATCCCGCGCTGGTCCGCGCGCTCGCGCGGCGGGGCGTGCTGGCGGATCTGGACGGATTCGCCGCCTGGAACACGGCGGGCAACACGATCGGAACGGCCGCAGCGCACCTGGTCACGGCGCTGGCTGCACGTCGCGCGGGCGTGTTCGACGGCGGCGCGAGTGCGCGCCTGGTGCGGACGCGTGTGATCGAGGACTACGGCTACATGAGCGAGGTCCGGCGGCAGCTGCGCGCACGCATCGGGTCACCCGTCGAGCGGCACGATCGGATCGAGGACGTCGGTGGTGCCGCCGCCTTCGTCGCCGCCGCTCTGACGGACGCGCTCGCCCCGCTCGCCTCCGCCGGGATCGGGAAGGTGACCGCCTCTGACATCTCGTTCCCGTGGCGACGGTCCTTCGAGATCGCGCTGTCGGACACCGCGGGGGAGAACGCATGAACGGCGATGGGCAGATCCAGACCGACGTCGTCGTGATCGGGCTCGGTCTCGGAGCCGTCGCCGCCGCGCTCGCCGCGACCGGCGCCGGCTGCGCTGTCGTGATGGCCGGTGGCGAGCGCCGAGTGGGTGGCCAGATCACGACACAGCTGACCGCGCCGCTGGATGAGCACCCTCACATCGAGCGCGAGGCAGCGTGCTCCCTCCGCTATCGGGCTGTGCGCGACAGCATCCGCGCGGCCTACGACGGTCGTCGCAATCCCGGCGGCGGGTGGGTGAGTCGGCTGTGCTTCGAGCCCGCCGTCGGGGAGCGGATCCTCGAGACGATGCTGGACGCGCCGCGCCGGCGCGGCATGCTGACGATCCTGCGCGGCGCACGCCTGGTCGAGGTGATCGGCGATGCCGAACGTCTGGCGGGTGTCGTCCTCGAGCGCGGCGGGCAGCTCATCTCCGTGACCGGCGCGGTCGTCGTCGACG encodes the following:
- a CDS encoding DUF4127 family protein, with amino-acid sequence MLVPLDERPVCLDLPRRIAAIAGFRMEVPPPVARPDLRRGGDIGALTTWLDAALHGDGDDAAHAAVVSLDGLGFGGLIPSRIGAESAAAVLARFDVLRDSAAPVYASIVVPRAPDAADDFEEPRYWAQWGPALHALSLELGGSPGGGGGGGGGGRTADIPDDVRADWLRRRLRQHVLALGAVGMVADGTLRRLFVGVDDAVPGSLSERDQMAIGEWIGRLGVTSRARVAPGADETGAVLTARAVGEQLQTRPSRIAVLAADPRGLDRVAPYETGPVGDTARAQLDSAGAELVEDPAEADGILLVHTPDGTRGDWAVSPPERTDTAAADATAALAASLVADGRTAVAVADVAQPNGADPALVRALARRGVLADLDGFAAWNTAGNTIGTAAAHLVTALAARRAGVFDGGASARLVRTRVIEDYGYMSEVRRQLRARIGSPVERHDRIEDVGGAAAFVAAALTDALAPLASAGIGKVTASDISFPWRRSFEIALSDTAGENA